From a single Lolium rigidum isolate FL_2022 chromosome 7, APGP_CSIRO_Lrig_0.1, whole genome shotgun sequence genomic region:
- the LOC124679000 gene encoding probable aquaporin PIP2-1 — MAKDEVVESGGDFAAKDYTDPPPAPLIDAAELASWSLYRAVIAEFIATLLFLYITVATVIGYKHQTDVSVNGTDAPCGGVGILGIAWAFGGMIFVLVYCTAGISGGHINPAVTFGLFLARKVSLVRALLYMIAQCLGAMCGVGLVKAFQSAYFQRYGGGANTLAAGYSKGTGLAAEIIGTFVLVYTVFSATDPKRSARDSHVPVLAPLPIGFAVFMVHLATIPITGTGINPARSLGAATIYNNEKAWDDQWIFWVGPMVGAAIAAFYHQYILRAGAIKALGSFRSNA, encoded by the exons ATGGCCAAGGACGAAGTGGTGGAGAGCGGCGGCGACTTCGCGGCCAAAGACTACACGGACCCGCCCCCCGCGCCGCTCATCGACGCGGCGGAGCTCGCGTCGTGGTCGCTGTACCGCGCTGTCATCGCCGAGTTCATCGCCACGCTGCTGTTCCTGTACATCACGGTGGCCACGGTCATCGGGTACAAGCACCAGACGGACGTGTCCGTGAACGGCACCGACGCGCCGTGCGGCGGCGTGGGCATCCTGGGCATCGCGTGGGCCTTCGGCGGCATGATCTTCGTGCTCGTCTACTGCACCGCCGGCATCTCCGGCGGCCACATCAACCCGGCCGTCACCTTCGGCCTCTTCCTGGCCCGCAAGGTGTCCCTGGTGCGCGCGCTGCTGTACATGATCGCGCAGTGCCTGGGCGCCATGTGCGGCGTGGGGCTCGTCAAGGCCTTCCAGAGCGCCTACTTCCAGCGCTACGGAGGCGGCGCCAACACGCTCGCCGCCGGCTACTCCAAGGGCACCGGCCTcgccgccgagatcatcggcACCTTCGTGCTGGTGTACACCGTCTTCTCCGCCACCGACCCCAAGCGCAGCGCCCGTGACTCGCACGTCCCG GTGCTGGCTCCCCTCCCCATCGGCTTCGCCGTGTTCATGGTCCACCTCGCCACCATCCCCATCACCGGCACCGGCATCAACCCTGCAAGGAGCCTCGGAGCTGCCACCATCTACAACAATGAGAAAGCTTGGGATGACCAG TGGATCTTCTGGGTCGGGCCAATGGTGGGCGCGGCCATCGCGGCCTTCTACCACCAGTACATCCTCAGGGCCGGCGCCATCAAGGCACTAGGCTCCTTCAGGAGCAACGCCTAA